In a genomic window of Halalkalicoccus sp. CG83:
- a CDS encoding Sec-independent protein translocase subunit TatA/TatB → MTVTFAPLFPGFPGGIELAVIVLIAILLFGANKIPKLARSTGQAMGEFQKGREEIDQELKEMREGATKTEDEPEPEIGDDAGTTTTGADTETTTDTDLEAEMETEGGSDADENR, encoded by the coding sequence ATGACAGTAACATTTGCCCCCCTGTTCCCCGGATTCCCGGGGGGGATCGAACTGGCGGTGATCGTGCTCATCGCGATCCTGCTGTTCGGTGCGAACAAGATCCCGAAACTCGCCCGCTCGACCGGTCAGGCGATGGGCGAGTTCCAGAAAGGCCGCGAAGAGATCGACCAGGAGCTGAAGGAGATGCGCGAGGGCGCCACCAAGACCGAGGACGAGCCCGAACCCGAGATCGGCGACGACGCCGGGACGACGACGACCGGCGCCGACACCGAGACGACGACCGACACCGACCTCGAGGCCGAGATGGAGACCGAGGGCGGGTCCGACGCCGACGAGAACCGATAG
- the thrS gene encoding threonine--tRNA ligase → MSITVTLPDGSELSVEAGSTVRDVAYEIGPGLGRDTVAGVVDGEFVAKEHPIEEDVSLEIVTPDSDEYLEALRHSAAHVFAQALQRLHPEAKLTIGPWTDQGFYYDVTGVDLDEADLEEISAEAQEIIEADLPIERVEMGREEAFDYYDDNRFKREILEEEVAGEDPVSFYEQGEFCDLCRGPHVESTGEIGGFALLEISGAYWRGSEDNEMLTRVYGTAFPSEDELEAFLDRREQAKERDHRKIGREMDLFSVPEHSPGCVHYHPNGMAIHRELEEYIRTKNDELGYEEVRTPELNKAELWKPTGHYETFTEQGEMFAWEQDDTEYGLKPMNCANHAYIYDRQVRSYRDLPVRFSEFGNVYRNEQSGELSGLLRVRGMTQDDGHAFIRRDQIEGEITRTLGIIEDIYGQFGLEVLYKLETKGETAVGSDEVWEEATESLREALETADLDYEVEEGEAAFYGPKIGLDARDALGREWTIGTVQLDFNIPERLDLSYTGEDNEEHRPVMVHRALLGSFERFMGVAIEHFDGDFPTWLAPEQVRILPISDDNLAYAEEVKRELGEFRVGIEDRSWTIGKKIQAAHDDRVPYMLIVGGNEEEANTVSVRDRFEREQGDVDVVTVRDHLASEVGQKRLEPDLLE, encoded by the coding sequence ATGAGCATCACCGTAACGCTGCCTGACGGCTCCGAGCTCTCCGTCGAGGCGGGGTCGACGGTCCGGGACGTCGCCTACGAGATCGGTCCCGGCCTCGGACGCGACACCGTCGCCGGCGTCGTCGATGGCGAGTTCGTCGCCAAAGAACACCCGATCGAGGAGGACGTCTCCCTCGAGATCGTCACCCCCGACAGCGACGAGTATCTCGAGGCGCTTCGCCACTCGGCGGCCCACGTCTTCGCCCAGGCGCTCCAGCGGCTCCACCCGGAGGCGAAACTGACCATCGGCCCGTGGACCGACCAGGGGTTCTACTACGACGTGACGGGCGTCGATCTCGACGAGGCCGACCTCGAGGAGATCAGCGCCGAGGCCCAGGAGATCATCGAGGCGGACCTCCCGATCGAACGCGTCGAGATGGGTCGAGAGGAGGCGTTCGACTACTACGACGACAACCGGTTCAAACGCGAGATCCTCGAGGAGGAGGTGGCCGGCGAGGACCCCGTCTCCTTCTACGAACAGGGCGAGTTCTGCGACCTCTGTCGCGGTCCACACGTCGAGTCGACCGGCGAGATCGGCGGCTTCGCCCTGCTCGAGATCTCGGGGGCCTACTGGCGCGGAAGCGAGGACAACGAGATGCTCACCCGAGTCTACGGTACCGCCTTCCCCAGCGAGGACGAACTCGAGGCGTTCCTCGACCGGCGCGAGCAGGCGAAGGAGCGCGACCACCGGAAGATCGGCCGGGAGATGGATCTCTTCTCGGTCCCCGAGCACTCCCCGGGCTGCGTCCACTACCACCCCAACGGGATGGCGATCCACCGTGAACTCGAGGAGTACATCCGCACGAAGAACGACGAACTCGGCTACGAGGAGGTCCGAACTCCCGAGCTCAACAAGGCCGAGCTCTGGAAGCCCACCGGCCACTACGAGACGTTCACCGAGCAGGGCGAGATGTTCGCCTGGGAGCAGGACGACACGGAGTACGGCCTGAAGCCGATGAACTGCGCGAACCACGCCTACATCTACGACCGGCAGGTCCGCTCCTACCGCGATCTCCCCGTTCGGTTCTCGGAGTTCGGCAACGTCTACCGCAACGAGCAGTCGGGCGAGCTCTCGGGGCTCCTCCGGGTTCGGGGCATGACCCAGGACGACGGCCACGCGTTCATCCGTCGCGACCAGATCGAGGGCGAGATCACCCGGACGCTCGGCATCATCGAGGACATCTACGGCCAGTTCGGCCTCGAGGTGTTGTATAAGCTCGAGACGAAGGGCGAGACCGCCGTCGGGAGCGACGAGGTCTGGGAGGAGGCCACCGAGTCGCTGCGCGAGGCCCTCGAGACCGCCGACCTCGACTACGAGGTCGAGGAGGGCGAGGCCGCCTTCTACGGCCCGAAGATCGGCCTCGACGCCCGCGACGCGCTGGGACGCGAGTGGACGATCGGCACCGTCCAGCTCGACTTCAACATCCCCGAGCGTCTCGACCTGAGCTACACCGGAGAGGACAACGAGGAGCACCGCCCCGTGATGGTCCATCGCGCGCTGCTGGGGAGCTTCGAGCGGTTCATGGGCGTGGCCATCGAGCACTTCGACGGGGACTTTCCGACGTGGCTCGCACCCGAGCAGGTACGGATCCTGCCGATCAGCGACGACAACCTCGCGTACGCGGAAGAGGTCAAGCGCGAACTCGGCGAGTTCCGCGTCGGGATCGAGGACCGATCGTGGACCATCGGCAAGAAGATCCAGGCCGCACACGACGACCGCGTCCCCTACATGCTGATCGTCGGCGGGAACGAGGAGGAGGCCAACACCGTCTCCGTCCGTGATCGCTTCGAGCGCGAGCAGGGCGACGTCGACGTCGTCACCGTCCGTGACCATCTCGCGAGCGAGGTCGGCCAGAAACGTCTCGAACCCGACCTCCTCGAGTAG
- a CDS encoding tautomerase family protein — MPHLQFELTDRIDADSKTAFATWATERYADVMDTGTGHVGVTIRDGAALALGRVPSDEPVAFLNADVRAGRSPEQRRTLAVAVIEEIADRWDVPAENQYVIYTEHPGEDFHLREGALDSWTAEERRAASEGD, encoded by the coding sequence GTGCCACACCTACAGTTCGAACTCACGGATCGAATCGACGCGGACTCGAAGACGGCGTTCGCGACCTGGGCGACCGAACGCTACGCCGACGTGATGGACACCGGGACCGGCCACGTCGGGGTGACGATCCGCGATGGGGCTGCCCTGGCGCTCGGACGCGTCCCGTCCGACGAGCCCGTCGCCTTTCTCAACGCCGACGTCCGTGCGGGTCGGTCGCCCGAGCAGCGTCGAACGCTCGCCGTCGCCGTCATCGAGGAGATCGCGGACCGGTGGGACGTGCCGGCCGAGAACCAGTACGTGATCTACACCGAGCATCCCGGTGAGGACTTCCACCTTCGCGAGGGGGCGCTCGACTCGTGGACCGCAGAGGAACGACGCGCGGCGTCCGAAGGGGACTGA
- a CDS encoding TAXI family TRAP transporter solute-binding subunit, producing MVRDQASGVDRRRFLTTAGAAAFVGLAGCGGGGSGGGGGDGEDGGETQFVTIGTGGTGGVYYPLGGGMADILNQNLEGVEASAESTGASVENCRLVANDEMTMALALGNSVLLAVNGEGDFDEALPLSAAFGAYQNATQVVVPADSPVETLADMEGLTVSVGAPGSGTEVIAEELLNFYDLTYDDIDEQRLSFSETASALQDGQIDAGFWSVAYPASSIQDLASQRDIRLIDFPDEEMEGITSEFDYYNAATVPGGTYEGVEEDVQVPGVTNTMIVREEMNEDSVHDIVQAIYENLDQLAEVHPAAEQFEETARDAPIDLHPGAEQYFDDAGL from the coding sequence ATGGTTCGTGATCAGGCGAGCGGCGTGGATCGGAGACGGTTCCTGACGACGGCGGGTGCGGCGGCGTTCGTAGGACTCGCCGGCTGTGGCGGCGGAGGCAGCGGTGGCGGTGGTGGAGACGGGGAAGACGGCGGCGAGACGCAGTTCGTTACCATCGGCACCGGCGGCACCGGCGGCGTGTACTACCCACTGGGCGGCGGGATGGCCGACATCCTCAACCAGAACCTCGAGGGCGTCGAGGCCTCAGCCGAGTCGACCGGTGCGAGCGTAGAGAACTGCCGGCTGGTGGCGAACGATGAGATGACGATGGCGCTCGCGCTCGGGAACTCCGTGCTGCTGGCGGTCAACGGCGAGGGTGACTTCGATGAGGCACTCCCGCTGTCGGCGGCGTTCGGCGCCTACCAGAACGCGACCCAGGTCGTCGTGCCGGCCGACTCGCCCGTCGAGACCCTCGCGGACATGGAGGGGCTGACCGTGAGCGTCGGCGCGCCGGGCAGCGGCACCGAGGTCATCGCTGAGGAACTGTTGAACTTCTACGACCTCACGTACGACGACATCGACGAACAACGCCTCTCCTTCTCGGAGACGGCGAGCGCGCTGCAGGACGGCCAGATCGACGCCGGCTTCTGGAGCGTCGCCTATCCGGCCTCCTCGATCCAGGACCTCGCGAGCCAGCGGGACATCCGGCTGATCGATTTCCCGGACGAGGAGATGGAGGGGATCACGAGCGAGTTCGACTACTACAACGCCGCGACCGTCCCCGGTGGCACCTACGAGGGGGTCGAGGAGGACGTACAGGTCCCCGGCGTGACCAACACCATGATCGTCCGCGAGGAGATGAACGAGGACTCCGTTCACGACATCGTCCAGGCGATCTACGAGAACCTTGACCAGCTCGCGGAGGTCCACCCCGCCGCCGAGCAGTTCGAGGAGACGGCGCGCGACGCGCCGATCGACCTGCACCCGGGCGCCGAGCAGTACTTCGACGACGCCGGGCTGTGA
- a CDS encoding DUF1850 domain-containing protein translates to MRRRRLLSAMLGLAATPLAVADLTVLQLGDPRSDESLVVFRVEEGDRFAIHYVHSFDETPIREVYEIRDGGIVQIREEFEYHAIGLEYTEANQTREGEFTVLHMERRFDSFTVRVAKSTDQSLVVDGESRPLSSYTERWGSIRFSVERVSYLRYLRLMLETRL, encoded by the coding sequence ATGCGCCGGCGCCGGCTGCTCTCCGCGATGCTCGGACTCGCTGCGACCCCCCTCGCCGTCGCAGACCTGACGGTGTTGCAGCTGGGGGATCCACGCAGCGACGAGAGCCTCGTCGTCTTCCGCGTCGAGGAGGGCGACCGGTTCGCGATCCACTACGTCCACTCGTTCGACGAGACCCCGATCCGCGAGGTCTACGAGATCCGTGACGGCGGGATCGTCCAGATCCGAGAGGAGTTCGAGTACCACGCGATCGGTCTCGAGTACACCGAGGCCAACCAGACGCGCGAGGGCGAGTTCACCGTGTTGCACATGGAGCGGCGGTTCGACTCGTTCACGGTTCGCGTGGCGAAGTCCACCGACCAGTCGCTCGTCGTTGACGGGGAGAGTCGACCCCTCTCGTCGTACACCGAGCGGTGGGGATCGATCCGGTTCTCGGTCGAACGAGTGAGCTATCTTCGGTACCTCCGACTCATGCTCGAGACACGTCTATGA
- a CDS encoding TRAP transporter permease produces MTTTTDENATGGLTEADEKRGRNLRGKTRLLALTVAVLAGLYHIAIAGFGTPGAFINRSIHLTAVLILALLYFPARAADADRVPWYDWLLLVVGVPSTLYLAYVVRFGTLAQRSGSPLPRDLIFGAIAILLVLEITRRATGRALPIIGLAFLLYAYYGRQMPGSLIHRGYDIDRIIAHSYLTTEGIFGIPLGVSATFVVVFIILGAFLEVTGVGDWFIDLAYGATGRTTGGPAKTSVLASGFMASLNGSAVANAATTGAFTIPLMKRSGFKSRYAAAVESAASSGGQIMPPVMGAGAFIMSAWTGISYVTIIAAAAIPALLYFLGVGAAVHFRAKQQGLEGVAASELPNPWELLRTGAHFTIPLIALVWMLVAGYSAMLAAFVAIVLTAVVATPLSAVRELAGALPRGDLDTLSRLGRAAGITTVNALDRGMRMTVTVATACATAGLVVGVVTLTGLGLKFSSLITTASGGVLIIALVLTMITSIILGMGLPTTAAYVVLAALGAPALTALGVELLAAHLFIFYFGIISAITPPIMLAVFTASSIAESDPWKTGLTAVNLAAAGFLVPYLFVLGPELLLIGETTAIVTSAVTAVIGVVALSAGTQGYFYAPAHAIERVALVVGAVALIYPGTTADLIGLGVIAAVFLRQYVTVRRNRPAAAPTS; encoded by the coding sequence ATGACCACGACCACCGACGAGAACGCGACCGGCGGACTGACCGAAGCGGACGAGAAACGGGGGCGGAACCTCCGCGGGAAGACGCGGCTGCTCGCGCTGACGGTGGCGGTGCTCGCGGGGCTGTACCACATCGCCATCGCCGGCTTCGGCACTCCGGGCGCCTTCATCAACCGCTCGATCCACCTGACCGCGGTGTTGATACTCGCGCTGTTGTACTTCCCGGCACGGGCCGCCGACGCCGATCGCGTCCCGTGGTACGACTGGCTGCTGCTCGTGGTCGGCGTACCGAGCACGCTGTATCTCGCGTACGTCGTCCGGTTCGGGACGCTCGCCCAGCGTTCGGGATCGCCACTACCCCGAGACCTGATCTTCGGCGCGATCGCCATCCTCCTCGTATTGGAGATCACCCGACGAGCGACCGGGCGCGCACTGCCGATCATCGGTCTCGCGTTCCTCCTGTACGCCTACTACGGCCGTCAGATGCCGGGTTCGCTGATCCATCGCGGCTACGACATCGACCGCATCATCGCCCACTCCTACCTCACCACGGAGGGCATCTTCGGCATCCCGTTGGGCGTGAGCGCGACGTTCGTCGTCGTGTTCATCATCCTCGGCGCCTTCCTCGAGGTGACGGGCGTCGGCGACTGGTTCATCGACCTCGCCTACGGGGCGACCGGCCGAACCACCGGCGGTCCGGCCAAGACGTCGGTGCTCGCGAGCGGCTTCATGGCCAGCCTCAACGGTAGCGCGGTCGCGAACGCTGCGACGACCGGCGCCTTTACGATCCCGCTGATGAAGCGAAGCGGATTCAAGAGCCGCTACGCCGCCGCCGTCGAGTCCGCGGCCTCCTCCGGCGGACAGATCATGCCGCCGGTGATGGGCGCCGGCGCGTTCATCATGTCCGCCTGGACCGGCATCAGCTACGTCACCATCATCGCGGCGGCGGCCATCCCCGCGCTGTTGTACTTCCTCGGCGTCGGCGCCGCGGTCCACTTCCGCGCGAAACAGCAGGGGCTCGAGGGCGTCGCGGCGAGCGAGCTGCCGAACCCCTGGGAGCTGCTTCGGACCGGCGCCCACTTCACAATCCCGCTGATCGCGCTCGTCTGGATGCTGGTCGCGGGCTACTCCGCGATGCTGGCGGCGTTCGTCGCCATCGTGCTGACGGCCGTCGTCGCCACGCCGCTCTCTGCGGTCCGCGAACTCGCTGGCGCGCTCCCCCGGGGCGATCTCGACACCCTCTCGCGGCTCGGGCGCGCGGCGGGGATCACGACGGTCAACGCGCTCGACCGGGGCATGCGGATGACGGTCACCGTCGCGACGGCGTGTGCGACCGCGGGGCTCGTCGTCGGCGTCGTTACCCTCACTGGGCTCGGACTGAAGTTCAGCTCGCTGATCACCACCGCCTCGGGCGGGGTCCTCATCATCGCGTTGGTGCTGACGATGATCACCTCGATCATCCTCGGTATGGGGCTGCCGACGACGGCGGCGTACGTCGTGCTGGCTGCGCTCGGCGCGCCCGCGCTAACCGCGCTCGGCGTCGAGCTGCTCGCCGCCCACCTGTTCATCTTCTACTTCGGCATCATCAGCGCGATCACCCCGCCGATCATGCTCGCGGTGTTCACCGCGAGCAGCATCGCCGAGTCCGATCCCTGGAAGACGGGTCTCACGGCGGTCAACCTCGCCGCGGCGGGCTTTCTCGTCCCCTATCTGTTCGTTCTGGGGCCCGAACTGCTCCTGATCGGCGAGACGACCGCCATCGTCACGAGCGCCGTCACTGCCGTGATCGGCGTCGTCGCCCTCTCGGCGGGCACGCAGGGCTACTTCTACGCGCCCGCCCACGCGATCGAGCGGGTCGCGCTGGTCGTCGGCGCGGTGGCGCTCATCTACCCGGGGACGACCGCCGATCTGATCGGTCTCGGCGTCATCGCGGCCGTCTTCCTCCGACAGTACGTCACCGTCCGTCGAAACCGGCCGGCGGCCGCCCCGACGAGCTGA
- the pheS gene encoding phenylalanine--tRNA ligase subunit alpha: MRLPPTQAAVLEAASASEDRTIERLAEEVGEKPETVAGAVFALEEEGLLEVTERTVEGISLTEEGERYVEMGLPERRLHETALELGADEEPVSMGEAIGRSGLEGEEVDVALSNYARKGYGEIDSGALSATAGDEEDREADALALIEAGEPVTDEDVLDALSRRELIDRRESAVRSATLTEAGVTALMEGIEESETVGQLTPEMLTSGEWRDVEFAIYNVEADAAEVTGGKEHILRQTANRVKDVLVGMGFEEMEGPHADAEFWINDCLFMPQDHPARTHWDQFALSNPEEIDELPDDLVERVKAAHLEGVGEYGDGYHSPWTEEVARGIDLRGHTTSLSMRYLSGEAVGELEPPQRYFSVEKVYRNDTLDPTHLLEFFQIEGWVMAEELSVRDLMGTFTEFYERFGITDLQFKPHYNPYTEPSFELFGHHPETGELIEIGNSGMFRPEVLEPLGVECDVMAWGLALERLLMLMYGFEDIRDVHGTLADLELLRETEVIR; the protein is encoded by the coding sequence ATGCGACTGCCACCGACACAGGCGGCGGTGCTCGAAGCCGCGAGCGCGAGCGAGGATCGCACGATCGAACGGCTCGCCGAGGAGGTCGGCGAAAAACCCGAGACCGTCGCCGGCGCGGTCTTCGCCCTCGAGGAGGAGGGACTGCTCGAGGTCACGGAGCGCACCGTCGAGGGTATCTCGCTCACCGAGGAGGGCGAGAGGTACGTCGAGATGGGACTTCCAGAACGACGGCTCCACGAGACCGCCCTCGAACTCGGCGCCGACGAGGAACCGGTTTCGATGGGGGAGGCGATCGGTCGCTCCGGCCTCGAGGGCGAGGAGGTCGACGTCGCGCTGTCGAACTACGCTCGGAAGGGCTACGGGGAGATCGACTCGGGGGCGCTCTCGGCCACCGCCGGAGACGAGGAGGACCGGGAGGCCGATGCGCTGGCGCTGATCGAGGCCGGAGAGCCCGTGACCGACGAGGACGTTCTGGACGCGCTCTCGCGGCGCGAGCTGATCGACCGGCGCGAATCGGCGGTTCGCTCGGCGACGCTCACGGAGGCGGGCGTCACCGCGCTGATGGAGGGCATCGAGGAGAGCGAGACGGTCGGACAGCTCACCCCCGAGATGCTCACCAGCGGCGAGTGGCGCGACGTCGAGTTCGCGATCTACAACGTCGAGGCCGACGCCGCGGAGGTCACGGGGGGCAAGGAGCACATCCTCCGACAGACCGCCAACCGTGTGAAGGACGTCCTCGTCGGAATGGGGTTCGAGGAGATGGAAGGGCCCCACGCCGACGCGGAGTTCTGGATCAACGACTGTCTGTTCATGCCCCAGGACCACCCCGCGAGGACCCACTGGGACCAGTTCGCCCTCTCGAACCCCGAGGAGATCGACGAGCTACCCGACGATCTCGTCGAGCGCGTCAAGGCGGCACATCTCGAGGGCGTCGGCGAGTACGGCGACGGCTATCACTCGCCGTGGACCGAGGAGGTCGCCCGCGGGATCGACCTCCGGGGACACACCACCTCGCTGTCGATGCGCTACCTCTCGGGCGAAGCGGTGGGGGAGCTCGAGCCGCCCCAGCGCTACTTCTCGGTCGAGAAGGTCTACAGGAACGACACGCTGGACCCGACCCACCTGCTCGAGTTCTTCCAGATCGAGGGCTGGGTGATGGCCGAGGAGCTCTCGGTGCGCGACCTGATGGGGACGTTCACCGAGTTCTACGAACGCTTCGGCATCACCGACCTGCAGTTCAAGCCCCACTACAACCCCTACACCGAACCGAGCTTCGAGCTGTTCGGCCACCATCCGGAGACGGGCGAGCTGATCGAGATCGGTAACTCGGGGATGTTCCGTCCCGAGGTGCTCGAACCGCTCGGGGTCGAGTGTGACGTGATGGCCTGGGGACTCGCGCTCGAGCGGCTACTCATGTTGATGTACGGCTTCGAGGACATCCGCGACGTCCACGGGACGCTCGCGGATCTCGAACTGCTTCGCGAGACGGAGGTGATCCGCTGA